From a single Drosophila sulfurigaster albostrigata strain 15112-1811.04 chromosome 3, ASM2355843v2, whole genome shotgun sequence genomic region:
- the LOC133841007 gene encoding protein hu-li tai shao isoform X6: MTEVEQPPQNGIDPTAGDDDENSKARPADIEQDMREMERRKRVEAIMGSKLFREELERIVDSARDGGAGASGILQQLSDIVGVPVTRVGNVFKSSSCMVPINDIRGVESMGYAKGEKILRCKLAATFRLLDLYGWTQGLGAQITARLKVDQEYFLVNPYGLLYHEITASALNKVDMQGQIVEQGTTNFGVNKSHFVLHSVVHAARPDIRCAIYIGCSPVVAISSLKSGLLALTKDACVLGEISTHAYTGLFDEEERNRLVRSLGPNSKVMLLANHGALCCGETIEEAFYAACHIVQACETQLKLLPVGIDNLVLIPEESRKLIYDQSRRPPEDLEKKFAAVTTDEDAAAAASKEEAAPPKIGSPPKWRVGGAEFEALMRMLDNAGYRTGYIYRHPLIKSDPPKPKNDVELPPAVSSLGYLLEEEELFRQGIWKKGDLRKGGDRSRWLNSPNVYQKVEVLETGTPDPKKITKWVAEGSPTHSTPVRIEDPLQFVPAGTTTKEFKRVQQQIKDNRRADKISAGPQSHILEGVTWDEANRIKDATVSQAGDHVVLMGAASKGIIQRGFQHNATVYKAPYAKNPFDNVTDDELNEYKRTVERKKKSIHGEYTDTDFSESEALNSMQAAGAHAHAKHAQSEPETEHQVIQIQTQQAPIPSQAEVVLSDGENVQNGDHSEAHLSTFSQSSKEDVSTDGSPKKDKKKKKGLRTPSFLKKKKEKKKTEA, from the exons atgACTGAAGTAGAGCAACCGCCACAGAACGGCATAGATCCCACCGCGGGAGACGATGATGAGAACAGTAAAGCACGCCCCGCTGACATTGAACAG GATATGCGTGAAATGGAGCGACGCAAACGTGTTGAGGCCATTATGGGTTCGAAACTATTTCGTGAGGAGCTGGAGCGCATTGTGGATTCGGCACGCGATGGTGGGGCTGGGGCCAGTGGCATATTGCAGCAATTGTCTGATATTGTTGGGGTGCCAGTAACCCGAGTGGGCAATGTCTTCAAAAGCAGCAGTTGCATGGTACCTATCAATGATATTCGTGGCGTGGAGTCGATGGGTTATGCCAAGGGTGAGAAGATACTCAGATGCAAATTGGCTGCCACTTTCCGTCTGCTCGATCTGTATGGCTGGACGCAGGGTCTGGGAGCACAGATCACAGCACGTCTTAAGGTCGATCAGGAGTACTTTTTGGTCAATCCCTATGGACTGCTGTATCACGAGATCACCGCGTCGGCACTTAATAAAGTCGATATGCAGGGCCAGATTGTTGAGCAGGGTACAACCAACTTTGGCGTGAACAAAAGCC ACTTTGTGTTGCACTCGGTGGTGCATGCCGCACGTCCCGACATCCGTTGCGCCATCTACATTGGCTGCAGTCCCGTCGTAGCGATCTCCTCGCTGAAGTCGGGTCTGCTGGCCCTTACCAAGGATGCCTGTGTTCTGGGTGAGATTAGCACACACGCCTATACCGGTCTGTTTGACGAGGAAGAGCGCAATCGTCTGGTCCGCAGCTTGGGACCAAACTCAAAGGTCATGTTGCTGGCCAATCACGGTGCTCTATGCTGTGGGGAGACCATCGAGGAGGCTTTCTATGCTGCCTGTCATATTGTGCAGGCATGCGAGACGCAGCTGAAACTGCTGCCAGTTGGCATTGATAATCTGGTGCTCATTCCCGAGGAATCGCGCAAACTGATCTACGATCAATCGCGTCGCCCACCAGAGGATTTGGAGAAGAAGTTTGCTGCTGTCACGACCGATGAGgatgccgccgctgctgccagCAAAGAGGAAGCTGCTCCGCCCAAGATTGGCAGCCCACCCAAGTGGCGTGTGGGTGGCGCCGAGTTTGAGGCATTGATGCGTATGCTGGACAATGCTGGCTACCGTACAGGCTACATCTATCGCCATCCATTAATCAAATCGGATCCGCCAAAGCCGAAGAACGACGTTGAGCTCCCACCGGCTGTGTCTTCGTTGGGTTATCTGCTTGAGGAGGAGGAGCTCTTCAGACAAGG AATTTGGAAGAAGGGTGATCTGCGCAAGGGCGGCGATCGCAGTCGCTGGTTGAACTCACCGAATGTTTACCAGAAGGTCGAGGTTTTGGAGACGGGCACACCAGATCCCAAGAAAATAACAAAG TGGGTTGCCGAAGGTTCACCCACTCACTCAACGCCAGTGCGGATCGAGGATCCTTTGCAGTTTGTGCCAGCCGGAACGACAACCAAGGAGTTTAAGCGCGTTCAACAACAA ATCAAGGATAATCGACGTGCGGATAAAATCTCGGCAGGACCACAATCGCACATATTGGAAGGCGTCACCTGGGATGAGGCAAATCGCATCAAAGATGCAACTGTCTCGCAGGCCGGCGATCATGTGGTGCTCATGGGTGCTGCCTCCAAGGGTATCATTCAGCGTGGCTTCCAGCATAATGCAACAGTCTACAAGGCACCTTATGCCAAGAATCCATTCGATAATGTGACAGACGATGAGCTCAACGAATACAAACGCACTGTGGAGCGCAAAAAGAAGAGTATTCATGGCGAGT ATACTGATACTGATTTCTCCGAGTCGGAGGCCCTTAACTCGATGCAGGCAGCGGGCGCCCATGCGCATGCAAAACACGCACAGAGTGAACCAGAGACGG AACACCAAGTGATACAAATCCAAACGCAGCAGGCGCCAATTCCCAGCCAGGCTGAGGTGGTCCTGAGCGATG
- the LOC133841007 gene encoding protein hu-li tai shao isoform X7: MTEVEQPPQNGIDPTAGDDDENSKARPADIEQDMREMERRKRVEAIMGSKLFREELERIVDSARDGGAGASGILQQLSDIVGVPVTRVGNVFKSSSCMVPINDIRGVESMGYAKGEKILRCKLAATFRLLDLYGWTQGLGAQITARLKVDQEYFLVNPYGLLYHEITASALNKVDMQGQIVEQGTTNFGVNKSHFVLHSVVHAARPDIRCAIYIGCSPVVAISSLKSGLLALTKDACVLGEISTHAYTGLFDEEERNRLVRSLGPNSKVMLLANHGALCCGETIEEAFYAACHIVQACETQLKLLPVGIDNLVLIPEESRKLIYDQSRRPPEDLEKKFAAVTTDEDAAAAASKEEAAPPKIGSPPKWRVGGAEFEALMRMLDNAGYRTGYIYRHPLIKSDPPKPKNDVELPPAVSSLGYLLEEEELFRQGIWKKGDLRKGGDRSRWLNSPNVYQKVEVLETGTPDPKKITKWVAEGSPTHSTPVRIEDPLQFVPAGTTTKEFKRVQQQIKDNRRADKISAGPQSHILEGVTWDEANRIKDATVSQAGDHVVLMGAASKGIIQRGFQHNATVYKAPYAKNPFDNVTDDELNEYKRTVERKKKSIHGEYTDTDFSESEALNSMQAAGAHAHAKHAQSEPETEHQVIQIQTQQAPIPSQAEVVLSDVNKKVLVALDSVSTSFL; the protein is encoded by the exons atgACTGAAGTAGAGCAACCGCCACAGAACGGCATAGATCCCACCGCGGGAGACGATGATGAGAACAGTAAAGCACGCCCCGCTGACATTGAACAG GATATGCGTGAAATGGAGCGACGCAAACGTGTTGAGGCCATTATGGGTTCGAAACTATTTCGTGAGGAGCTGGAGCGCATTGTGGATTCGGCACGCGATGGTGGGGCTGGGGCCAGTGGCATATTGCAGCAATTGTCTGATATTGTTGGGGTGCCAGTAACCCGAGTGGGCAATGTCTTCAAAAGCAGCAGTTGCATGGTACCTATCAATGATATTCGTGGCGTGGAGTCGATGGGTTATGCCAAGGGTGAGAAGATACTCAGATGCAAATTGGCTGCCACTTTCCGTCTGCTCGATCTGTATGGCTGGACGCAGGGTCTGGGAGCACAGATCACAGCACGTCTTAAGGTCGATCAGGAGTACTTTTTGGTCAATCCCTATGGACTGCTGTATCACGAGATCACCGCGTCGGCACTTAATAAAGTCGATATGCAGGGCCAGATTGTTGAGCAGGGTACAACCAACTTTGGCGTGAACAAAAGCC ACTTTGTGTTGCACTCGGTGGTGCATGCCGCACGTCCCGACATCCGTTGCGCCATCTACATTGGCTGCAGTCCCGTCGTAGCGATCTCCTCGCTGAAGTCGGGTCTGCTGGCCCTTACCAAGGATGCCTGTGTTCTGGGTGAGATTAGCACACACGCCTATACCGGTCTGTTTGACGAGGAAGAGCGCAATCGTCTGGTCCGCAGCTTGGGACCAAACTCAAAGGTCATGTTGCTGGCCAATCACGGTGCTCTATGCTGTGGGGAGACCATCGAGGAGGCTTTCTATGCTGCCTGTCATATTGTGCAGGCATGCGAGACGCAGCTGAAACTGCTGCCAGTTGGCATTGATAATCTGGTGCTCATTCCCGAGGAATCGCGCAAACTGATCTACGATCAATCGCGTCGCCCACCAGAGGATTTGGAGAAGAAGTTTGCTGCTGTCACGACCGATGAGgatgccgccgctgctgccagCAAAGAGGAAGCTGCTCCGCCCAAGATTGGCAGCCCACCCAAGTGGCGTGTGGGTGGCGCCGAGTTTGAGGCATTGATGCGTATGCTGGACAATGCTGGCTACCGTACAGGCTACATCTATCGCCATCCATTAATCAAATCGGATCCGCCAAAGCCGAAGAACGACGTTGAGCTCCCACCGGCTGTGTCTTCGTTGGGTTATCTGCTTGAGGAGGAGGAGCTCTTCAGACAAGG AATTTGGAAGAAGGGTGATCTGCGCAAGGGCGGCGATCGCAGTCGCTGGTTGAACTCACCGAATGTTTACCAGAAGGTCGAGGTTTTGGAGACGGGCACACCAGATCCCAAGAAAATAACAAAG TGGGTTGCCGAAGGTTCACCCACTCACTCAACGCCAGTGCGGATCGAGGATCCTTTGCAGTTTGTGCCAGCCGGAACGACAACCAAGGAGTTTAAGCGCGTTCAACAACAA ATCAAGGATAATCGACGTGCGGATAAAATCTCGGCAGGACCACAATCGCACATATTGGAAGGCGTCACCTGGGATGAGGCAAATCGCATCAAAGATGCAACTGTCTCGCAGGCCGGCGATCATGTGGTGCTCATGGGTGCTGCCTCCAAGGGTATCATTCAGCGTGGCTTCCAGCATAATGCAACAGTCTACAAGGCACCTTATGCCAAGAATCCATTCGATAATGTGACAGACGATGAGCTCAACGAATACAAACGCACTGTGGAGCGCAAAAAGAAGAGTATTCATGGCGAGT ATACTGATACTGATTTCTCCGAGTCGGAGGCCCTTAACTCGATGCAGGCAGCGGGCGCCCATGCGCATGCAAAACACGCACAGAGTGAACCAGAGACGG AACACCAAGTGATACAAATCCAAACGCAGCAGGCGCCAATTCCCAGCCAGGCTGAGGTGGTCCTGAGCGATG TTAACAAAAAAGTTCTCGTAGCACTTGATAGCGTCTCAACATCCTTCTTGTAA
- the LOC133841007 gene encoding protein hu-li tai shao isoform X5: MTEVEQPPQNGIDPTAGDDDENSKARPADIEQDMREMERRKRVEAIMGSKLFREELERIVDSARDGGAGASGILQQLSDIVGVPVTRVGNVFKSSSCMVPINDIRGVESMGYAKGEKILRCKLAATFRLLDLYGWTQGLGAQITARLKVDQEYFLVNPYGLLYHEITASALNKVDMQGQIVEQGTTNFGVNKSHFVLHSVVHAARPDIRCAIYIGCSPVVAISSLKSGLLALTKDACVLGEISTHAYTGLFDEEERNRLVRSLGPNSKVMLLANHGALCCGETIEEAFYAACHIVQACETQLKLLPVGIDNLVLIPEESRKLIYDQSRRPPEDLEKKFAAVTTDEDAAAAASKEEAAPPKIGSPPKWRVGGAEFEALMRMLDNAGYRTGYIYRHPLIKSDPPKPKNDVELPPAVSSLGYLLEEEELFRQGIWKKGDLRKGGDRSRWLNSPNVYQKVEVLETGTPDPKKITKWVAEGSPTHSTPVRIEDPLQFVPAGTTTKEFKRVQQQIKDNRRADKISAGPQSHILEGVTWDEANRIKDATVSQAGDHVVLMGAASKGIIQRGFQHNATVYKAPYAKNPFDNVTDDELNEYKRTVERKKKSIHGEYTDTDFSESEALNSMQAAGAHAHAKHAQSEPETEHQVIQIQTQQAPIPSQAEVVLSDGENVQNGDHSEAHLSTFSQSSKEFQDVSTDGSPKKDKKKKKGLRTPSFLKKKKEKKKTEA, encoded by the exons atgACTGAAGTAGAGCAACCGCCACAGAACGGCATAGATCCCACCGCGGGAGACGATGATGAGAACAGTAAAGCACGCCCCGCTGACATTGAACAG GATATGCGTGAAATGGAGCGACGCAAACGTGTTGAGGCCATTATGGGTTCGAAACTATTTCGTGAGGAGCTGGAGCGCATTGTGGATTCGGCACGCGATGGTGGGGCTGGGGCCAGTGGCATATTGCAGCAATTGTCTGATATTGTTGGGGTGCCAGTAACCCGAGTGGGCAATGTCTTCAAAAGCAGCAGTTGCATGGTACCTATCAATGATATTCGTGGCGTGGAGTCGATGGGTTATGCCAAGGGTGAGAAGATACTCAGATGCAAATTGGCTGCCACTTTCCGTCTGCTCGATCTGTATGGCTGGACGCAGGGTCTGGGAGCACAGATCACAGCACGTCTTAAGGTCGATCAGGAGTACTTTTTGGTCAATCCCTATGGACTGCTGTATCACGAGATCACCGCGTCGGCACTTAATAAAGTCGATATGCAGGGCCAGATTGTTGAGCAGGGTACAACCAACTTTGGCGTGAACAAAAGCC ACTTTGTGTTGCACTCGGTGGTGCATGCCGCACGTCCCGACATCCGTTGCGCCATCTACATTGGCTGCAGTCCCGTCGTAGCGATCTCCTCGCTGAAGTCGGGTCTGCTGGCCCTTACCAAGGATGCCTGTGTTCTGGGTGAGATTAGCACACACGCCTATACCGGTCTGTTTGACGAGGAAGAGCGCAATCGTCTGGTCCGCAGCTTGGGACCAAACTCAAAGGTCATGTTGCTGGCCAATCACGGTGCTCTATGCTGTGGGGAGACCATCGAGGAGGCTTTCTATGCTGCCTGTCATATTGTGCAGGCATGCGAGACGCAGCTGAAACTGCTGCCAGTTGGCATTGATAATCTGGTGCTCATTCCCGAGGAATCGCGCAAACTGATCTACGATCAATCGCGTCGCCCACCAGAGGATTTGGAGAAGAAGTTTGCTGCTGTCACGACCGATGAGgatgccgccgctgctgccagCAAAGAGGAAGCTGCTCCGCCCAAGATTGGCAGCCCACCCAAGTGGCGTGTGGGTGGCGCCGAGTTTGAGGCATTGATGCGTATGCTGGACAATGCTGGCTACCGTACAGGCTACATCTATCGCCATCCATTAATCAAATCGGATCCGCCAAAGCCGAAGAACGACGTTGAGCTCCCACCGGCTGTGTCTTCGTTGGGTTATCTGCTTGAGGAGGAGGAGCTCTTCAGACAAGG AATTTGGAAGAAGGGTGATCTGCGCAAGGGCGGCGATCGCAGTCGCTGGTTGAACTCACCGAATGTTTACCAGAAGGTCGAGGTTTTGGAGACGGGCACACCAGATCCCAAGAAAATAACAAAG TGGGTTGCCGAAGGTTCACCCACTCACTCAACGCCAGTGCGGATCGAGGATCCTTTGCAGTTTGTGCCAGCCGGAACGACAACCAAGGAGTTTAAGCGCGTTCAACAACAA ATCAAGGATAATCGACGTGCGGATAAAATCTCGGCAGGACCACAATCGCACATATTGGAAGGCGTCACCTGGGATGAGGCAAATCGCATCAAAGATGCAACTGTCTCGCAGGCCGGCGATCATGTGGTGCTCATGGGTGCTGCCTCCAAGGGTATCATTCAGCGTGGCTTCCAGCATAATGCAACAGTCTACAAGGCACCTTATGCCAAGAATCCATTCGATAATGTGACAGACGATGAGCTCAACGAATACAAACGCACTGTGGAGCGCAAAAAGAAGAGTATTCATGGCGAGT ATACTGATACTGATTTCTCCGAGTCGGAGGCCCTTAACTCGATGCAGGCAGCGGGCGCCCATGCGCATGCAAAACACGCACAGAGTGAACCAGAGACGG AACACCAAGTGATACAAATCCAAACGCAGCAGGCGCCAATTCCCAGCCAGGCTGAGGTGGTCCTGAGCGATG